The following are encoded in a window of Fusarium oxysporum f. sp. lycopersici 4287 chromosome 5, whole genome shotgun sequence genomic DNA:
- a CDS encoding proteasome subunit beta type-2 — MEVLLGITGKDFTIIAASKAAMRGATILKASDDKTRALNKHTLLAFSGEAGDTVQFAEYIQRNAQLYSMRNESDLSPSGLAHFVRGELATSLRSRKPYNVNLLMGGVDPITGKPSLYWLDYLASLADVPYAAHGYAQYYCLSILDKHHHPDITLHQGIKILTMCTDELKRRLPIDFKGMVVKAVKADGIVDIEFDDDKVVKSA, encoded by the exons AT GGAGGTGCTTTTGGGAATCACTGGAAAGGACTTCACTATCATTGCAGCATCCAAGGCTGCGATGCGGGGCgccaccatcctcaaggcATCCGATGACAAGACCAGAGCTCTCAACAAGCACACACTTCTCGCATTCTCTGGAGAGGCCGGCGACACAG TGCAATTCGCCGAATACATTCAACGAAATGCCCAGCTCTACTCGATGCGAAACGAGTCCGATCTTTCTCCCTCTGGCCTGGCTCACTTTGTTCGTGGAGAGCTAGCCACTAGTCTGCGATCTCGAAAGCCCTACAATGTCAACCTTCTCATGGGTGGTGTTGACCCCATCACTGGCAAGCCCTCGCTCTACTGGCTCGACTATCTAGCGTCGCTAGCAGATGTTCCTTATGCTGCGCATGGATACGCACA ATACTACTGCCTGTCTATCCTCGATAAGCACCATCACCCCGATATCACGCTCCACCAGGGCATCAAGATCCTGACAATGTGCACCGACGAACTGAAGCGCCGATTACCGATCGACTTCAAGGGTATGGTAGTGAAGGCGGTCAAGGCCGATGGGATTGTCGACATAgagtttgatgatgacaaggTTGTCAAAAGTGCTTGA
- a CDS encoding hypothetical protein (At least one base has a quality score < 10), producing MAGYSETTPVIRGRVIPPKLDIALPRTWLDFCRSNHSHTKCASSGPPIRGLKLVDCQDNQVVFVDDLNVEALEYVTLSYVRGSPTDEEWDHNGLPEVLPPLLTDAISVTKSLGFRYLWIDRFCFPQYNAHERRRQLEKMGEIYARSALTIIVAAGQGVQDGIPGISMAREEQLSLQTEAGCFTTSLTRPDVEVANSKWASRGWTYQEGLLSRRRLVFTPSQIYFQCQTFHCHESISFPLQTKPALNLGRVFPDNGAGGRTGDYRNIVSGYVSREFSFPEDRLDAFRGILDKYAQMDNALETVLGLPLFHEKDFKNMPSPTRTDRLAVGLGWLYDPPGNADISTHPLQLQGPFPSWSWLGWKLRPEYTGHGPNLSFYQVGEEAPVVDNISAVPNMTISIGFKDDKILCWETEGDEIAARSTPITFLRLTTYCFEIRLTVPSPATSSASASSSAPAVTLTSPDLLDAFHSPIAALLLRAAQSSPEPPSELPPGEHELIGAFISGRDWKVDESYDSASVLICGRRNWNAEDVLVRLGILELGAGGLLGVDEDTAVVKGAMNNERRLDVQLRELDIY from the coding sequence ATGGCTGGGTACAGCGAGACTACACCTGTGATCCGGGGCCGTGTGATACCTCCCAAGCTTGACATTGCGTTACCTCGGACCTGGCTGGACTTTTGCCGTTCCAACCATTCTCATACGAAATGCGCTTCGTCTGGGCCACCGATCCGAGGTCTCAAGCTTGTGGACTGCCAGGACAACCAGGTGGTGTTTGTGGACGACCTCAACGTGGAGGCACTCGAGTATGTCACACTGAGCTATGTGCGAGGCAGTCCGACCGACGAAGAATGGGATCATAATGGCCTGCCCGAGGTGCTACCTCCGCTGCTTACTGATGCCATATCTGTGACCAAGTCTCTTGGTTTCCGATATCTCTGGATTGACCGTTTTTGCTTCCCTCAATATAACGCGCACGAACGCCGACGACAATTGGAAAAAATGGGAGAGATTTATGCTCGCTCTGCATTAACCATCATTGTCGCAGCTGGTCAAGGCGTGCAAGACGGTATCCCCGGTATCAGTATGGCGCGTGAAGAGCAGCTATCACTGCAGACCGAGGCTGGATGTTTCACCACATCACTGACGAGACCTGATGTTGAAGTGGCCAACTCTAAGTGGGCATCCCGTGGCTGGACATATCAGGAAGGGCTCCTATCACGTCGTCGTCTAGTCTTTACTCCGTCGCAAATCTACTTTCAGTGCCAAACCTTCCACTGTCACGAATCCATCTCTTTCCCTCTACAGACAAAACCCGCCCTCAACCTCGGTCGCGTGTTCCCTGACAACGGTGCTGGCGGCCGTACAGGCGATTATAGGAACATCGTCAGCGGCTACGTCAGTCGTGAATTCTCATTCCCAGAAGACCGTCTGGACGCTTTCAGGGGTATACTGGACAAGTATGCCCAGATGGATAATGCTCTGGAAACCGTTCTTGGGCTCCCTCTCTTCCATGAAAAGGACTTTAAAAACATGCCTAGTCCCACACGAACTGATCGGCTAGCTGTCGGTCTCGGTTGGCTGTACGACCCCCCAGGCAATGCCGATATATCGACACACCCTTTGCAGCTTCAGGGCCCATTCCCCTCATGGAGTTGGCTTGGTTGGAAGCTCCGTCCTGAGTATACTGGACATGGACCAAATCTGAGCTTTTACCAAGTTGGCGAGGAAGCCCCTGTTGTCGACAACATTTCGGCAGTTCCCAATATGACTATTTCTATCGGCTTCAAGGATGATAAGATTCTCTGCTGGGAAACAGAGGGGGATGAAATTGCCGCTCGCTCAACACCTATCACCTTTCTCCGCCTCACTACGTATTGCTTCGAAATCCGTCTTACAGTGCCTTCTCCTGCCACATCCTCCGCTTCTGCGTCCTCAAGCGCACCAGCAGTCACACTCACGTCGCCCGACCTCCTCGACGCCTTTCATTCTCCCATCGCAGCTTTACTCCTCCGTGCAGCACAATCGTCCCCCGAGCCCCCTTCAGAACTCCCGCCCGGCGAGCATGAGCTTATTGGCGCTTTCATTTCCGGCCGCGATTGGAAGGTCGACGAGTCCTACGATTCTGCCAGCGTTCTTATCTGTGGCCGGCGCAACTGGAACGCTGAGGACGTTCTGGTTCGTCTTGGCATACTTGAgcttggtgctggtggcTTGCTCGGTGTGGACGAGGATACAGCCGTTGTCAAGGGGGCGATGAACAACGAGAGGAGGCTAGACGTGCAGCTGAGGGAGCTCGATATCTATTGA
- a CDS encoding proteasome subunit beta type-2 yields MEVLLGITGKDFTIIAASKAAMRGATILKASDDKTRALNKHTLLAFSGEAGDTVQFAEYIQRNAQLYSMRNESDLSPSGLAHFVRGELATSLRSRKPYNVNLLMGGVDPITGKPSLYWLDYLASLADVPYAAHGYAQYVIARTMVSGQNI; encoded by the exons AT GGAGGTGCTTTTGGGAATCACTGGAAAGGACTTCACTATCATTGCAGCATCCAAGGCTGCGATGCGGGGCgccaccatcctcaaggcATCCGATGACAAGACCAGAGCTCTCAACAAGCACACACTTCTCGCATTCTCTGGAGAGGCCGGCGACACAG TGCAATTCGCCGAATACATTCAACGAAATGCCCAGCTCTACTCGATGCGAAACGAGTCCGATCTTTCTCCCTCTGGCCTGGCTCACTTTGTTCGTGGAGAGCTAGCCACTAGTCTGCGATCTCGAAAGCCCTACAATGTCAACCTTCTCATGGGTGGTGTTGACCCCATCACTGGCAAGCCCTCGCTCTACTGGCTCGACTATCTAGCGTCGCTAGCAGATGTTCCTTATGCTGCGCATGGATACGCACAGTACGTTATTGCGAGGACTATGGTCTCAGGACAAAATATATGA
- a CDS encoding ATP-dependent RNA helicase DED1: MADQINMGGLSLNDGAQQGPPQGQRSYIPPHMRRQGGAPQGGPPAMNGGPPPAGPGPNGLGNSAWANQNYGARQSNWGNDVPTYQNNNNNRRGGWGGRGGYSGGGGNLDGHSGGGGGYAARGSGDGQWRDGKHVPGPANPRVERELFGTPDDPSKQHTGINFEKYDDIPVEASGHEVPEPVHQFTTPPLDEHLCRNIELAHYKVPTPVQKYSIPIVMGGRDLMACAQTGSGKTGGFLFPILSQAFINGPSPVPANAAGQFGRQRKAYPTSLILAPTRELVSQIFDESRKFAYRSWVRPCVVYGGADIGSQLRQIERGCDLLVATPGRLVDLIERGRISLQNIKYLVLDEADRMLDMGFEPQIRRIVEGEDMPQVQDRQTLMFSATFPRDIQMLARDFLKDYIFLSVGRVGSTSENITQKVEYVEDVDKRSVLLDILHSNANGLTLIFVETKRMADSLSDFLINQNFPATSIHGDRTQRERERALEFFRNGRCPILVATAVAARGLDIPNVLHVINYDLPTDVDDYVHRIGRTGRAGNTGIATAFFNRGNRGIVRELMDLLKEANQEVPAFLETIARESSFGGRGGRSRGGGGRGGATRDFRKFGGGGGGGFGGNNGGGGGFNAPSQGSGYGGGGFGGSGGYGGGGYSGGGGYGGGGYGNPSGPGAQSSWW, translated from the exons atggctgatcAAATCAACATGGGTGGTCTCTCCCTCAACGATGGCGCCCAGCAGGGCCCTCCTCAGGGTCAACGATCCTACATCCCCCCTCACATGCGCCGCCAGGGCGGCGCTCCCCAGGGTGGTCCTCCTGCTATGAACGGTGGTCCTCCTCCTGCTGGACCTGGTCCCAATGGTCTTGGCAACAGTGCATGGGCTAA CCAAAACTATGGTGCCCGTCAATCCAACTGGGGCAACGACGTTCCCACCTAtcagaacaacaacaacaaccgcCGGGGCGGCTGGGGCGGTCGAGGTGGTTACAGCGGTGGTGGCGGCAACTTGGATGGTCACTCtggaggcggtggtggttACGCTGCCCGCGGCTCTGGTGATGGCCAGTGGCGCGATGGAAAGCACGTTCCTGGCCCGGCTAACCCCCGTGTCGAGCGCGAGCTTTTTGGTACCCCCGATGACCCCTCCAAGCAGCACACCGGTATCAACTTCGAGAAGTACGATGACATTCCCGTTGAGGCTTCTGGTCATGAGGTTCCTGAGCCTGTCCACCAGTTCACCACTCCTCCTCTGGATGAGCATCTCTGCCGCAATATCGAGCTTGCTCACTACAAGGTTCCCACTCCTGTCCAGAAGTACTCGATCCCCATCGTTATGGGTGGTCGTGATCTGATGGCCTGTGCTCAGACTGGTTCCGGAAAGACGGGTGGTTTCTTGTTCCCCATCCTCTCTCAGGCCTTCATCAACGGCCCTTCTCCCGTGCCCGCTAATGCCGCTGGCCAGTTCGGCCGTCAGCGCAAGGCTTACCCCACCTCTTTGATTCTTGCCCCTACCCGCGAACTTGTCTCCCAGATTTTTGATGAATCCCGAAAGTTCGCCTACCGATCTTGGGTCCGACCTTGTGTTGTCTACGGCGGTGCCGATATTGGTTCCCAGCTCCGACAGATTGAGCGTGGCTGCGATTTGCTTGTTGCTACTCCTGGTCGATTGGTCGATCTCATAGAGCGAGGTCGCATCTCCCTGCAGAACATCAAGTATCTGGTCCTTGATGAGGCCGATCGCATGCTTGACATGGGTTTCGAGCCCCAGATTCGCCGCATTGTGGAGGGTGAGGACATGCCTCAAGTTCAGGACCGTCAAACTCTCATGTTCTCGGCTACCTTCCCCCGCGATATTCAGATGCTTGCCCGCGATTTCCTTAAGGACTATATTTTCCTTTCTGTCGGTCGTGTTGGTTCTACTTCAGAGAACATCACCCAGAAGGTTGAGTATGTCGAGGATGTCGACAAGCGCTCCGTTCTTCTGGATATCCTTCACTCCAACGCCAATGGTTTGACCCTGATTTTCGTCGAGACCAAGCGTATGGCCGATTCCCTTTCGGATTTCCTTATCAACCAGAACTTCCCAGCTACTTCCATTCACGGTGATCGTACCCAGCGTGAGCGTGAGCGCGCTCTTGAGTTTTTCCGCAACGGTCGATGCCCGATTTTGGTCGCTACCGCTGTCGCAGCTCGTGGGTTGGACATTCCGAATGTTTTGCATGTTATCAACTACGATCTTCCtactgatgttgatgacTACGTTCACCGAATTGGTCGAACCGGTCGTGCCGGAAACACCGGTATTGCGACCGCTTTCTTCAACCGAGGCAACCGTGGAATTGTTCGGGAGCTTATGGATCTCCTGAAGGAAGCTAACCAAGAGGTTCCTGCTTTCCTCGAGACCATTGCTCGTGAGTCTTCCTTCGGTGGTCGTGGTGGTCGTTCtcgtggtggtggtggccgTGGTGGTGCAACACGTGACTTCCGTAAGTtcggcggcggtggtggtggcggctTTGGCGGCAACaacggcggcggcggcggcttCAACGCTCCTTCTCAGGGCTCAGGCTATGGTGGAGGCGGTTTCGGTGGCTCCGGCGGCTACGGAGGTGGTGGCTAcagcggcggcggtggcTACGGAGGTGGTGGTTATGGAAACCCCAGTGGCCCTGGAGCTCAGTCTTCTTGGTGGTAA